From a single Entelurus aequoreus isolate RoL-2023_Sb linkage group LG12, RoL_Eaeq_v1.1, whole genome shotgun sequence genomic region:
- the cldn15a gene encoding claudin-15a, with protein MDPIVEVVALILGFIGWVMVGVALPNRYWKTSTVDGNVITTSTIYENLWMSCATDSTGVHNCREFPSLLALNGYIQASRALMIASVAMGTFGLVAALIGLQCSKAGGDNYVLKGRIAGTAGVLFILQGLCTMVAVSWYAFNITQEFFDPFYPGTRYEIGEGLYIGWCSAVLAIAGGACLTCSCRTATEEKYPFPQTRGTAYSGPARTRSVIASTYGRNAYV; from the exons ATGGATCCCATTGTGGAAGTAGTAGCTCTGATCCTGGGCTTCATCGGCTGGGTGATGGTGGGGGTCGCCTTACCCAACCGCTACTGGAAGACGTCCACTGTGGACGGGAACGTCATCACCACGTCTACCATCTATGAAAACCTGTGGATGTCCTGTGCCACCGACTCCACGGGCGTTCACAACTGTCGGGAATTTCCATCTCTGCTGGCTTTGAATG GTTACATCCAGGCGTCGCGGGCCTTGATGATTGCATCCGTGGCGATGGGCACCTTCGGACTGGTGGCGGCCCTCATCGGCTTACAGTGCTCCAAAGCTGGGGGAGACAACTACGTCTTGAAGGGAAGGATAGCCGGCACCGCCGGAGTCCTATTTATCCTTCAAG GCTTGTGTACAATGGTCGCCGTGTCCTGGTACGCCTTCAATATCACCCAGGAATTCTTTGACCCTTTCTACCCCGGCACCAG GTATGAAATAGGTGAGGGGCTTTACATTGGCTGGTGCTCGGCCGTGCTCGCCATCGCTGGAGGGGCGTGTCTGACTTGCTCCTGCAGGACAGCCACGGAGGAAAAGTA ccCTTTTCCCCAAACAAGAGGAACCGCGTATTCTGGACCGGCCCGGACCAGAAGTGTGATTGCCAGCACTTACGGTCGAAATGCGTATGTTTGA
- the dnajc3b gene encoding dnaJ homolog subfamily C member 3b: protein MDWCRPAGLLCSLSLLTAILGLDGVFAATRAEIEHHLEMGRHLLAAGQLAEALSHYHAAVEADSKNYLTFYKRAAVFLAMGKSKSALPDLTRAIQLKPDFLAARLQRGNILLKNGNMEEARQDFEEVLQRSPEHLEAQKHLLKAMELENLQEDAHALYHRGDYGATVSVLERVIEISPWDPESRELRAECYIRMGDPQKAIQDLTPTTRLRNDNRAAFLKLSKLHYSLGEHHESLNHVRECLKLDQDDKACLSHYKQVKKLSKQLDSAEELIQDDRYQDAINKYEAVMKTEPHVPHYTNQARERICFCLLKLKLVIEAIDVCSEAHQMDPRNTKILRDRAEAFILNHDYEKAVDDYREALEFDSHSNDLKEGLERAQKLLKISRKRDYYQILGVNRAANKQQIIKAYRKLAQQWHPDNFQSETEKKEAEKKFIDIVSAKEVLTDPEMRQMFDAGDDPLDPESQQQGGGNNGQAWPFSFNPFEGGSFHFKFQ, encoded by the exons ATGGACTGGTGCCGCCCGGCTGGACTTCTTTGCTCCTTGTCTCTGCTCACTGCCATTCTGGGGCTGGACG GTGTCTTCGCGGCAACTCGGGCTGAGATAGAGCATCACCTGGAGATGGGCCGCCATCTTCTAGCAGCAGGTCAACTGGCTGAAGCTTTGTCCCATTACCATGCTGCTGTGG AGGCTGATTCCAAGAATTACCTGACGTTCTACAAACGTGCTGCCGTGTTCCTGGCCATGGGCAAGTCTAAGTCTGCCCTTCCTGACCTGACCAGAGCCATCCAACTCAAGCCTGACTTCCTTGCG GCCCGGCTGCAAAGAGGGAATATCCTTCTAAAGAACGGCAATATGGAGGAGGCCCGCCAGGATTTTGAAGAAGTG CTGCAGCGCTCCCCAGAACACCTGGAAGCTCAGAAGCATTTGCTGAAAGCCATGGAGCTGGAGAACCTCCAGGAGGATGCCCACGCTTTGTACCACCGAGGCGACTACGGCGCCACCGTCTCGGTTCTGGAGCGAGTCATTGAG ATCTCTCCGTGGGATCCCGAGTCGCGGGAGCTCCGTGCAGAATGTTACATCCGCATGGGTGACCCGCAGAAGGCCATCCAGGACCTGACACCAACCACAAGGTTGCGCAACGACAACCGTGCCGCCTTTCTGAAGCTCAGCAAGCTGCACTATAGCCTAGGAGAGCACCACGAATCACTAAA CCACGTTCGAGAGTGTCTGAAGCTGGACCAGGACGACAAGGCGTGCCTGAGCCACTACAAGCAGGTGAAGAAGCTCAGCAAGCAGCTGGACTCTGCAGAGGAGCTCATTCAGGATGACAG GTACCAGGACGCCATCAACAAGTACGAGGCTGTGATGAAGACCGAGCCCCATGTGCCGCACTACACCAACCAAGCCAGGGAGAGGATCTGCTTCTGTCTGCTCAAG CTGAAGTTGGTCATAGAGGCCATCGACGTGTGCTCGGAGGCACACCAGATGGACCCTCGCAATACCAAAATCCTGCGCGACCGAGCCGAGGCTTTCATCCTCAACCATGACTACGAGAAGG CTGTAGACGACTACCGAGAGGCGCTAGAGTTTGACAGCCACAGTAACGACCTCAAGGAAGGACTGGAGCGAGCCCAGAAGCTGCTGAAGATCTCCCGCAAGAGGGACTACTACCAGATCCTGGGAGTGAACAG GGCTGCAAACAAGCAGCAGATCATCAAGGCCTACAGGAAGTTGGCGCAGCAGTGGCACCCCGACAACTTCCAGTCGGAGACTGAGAAGAAGGAAGCGGAGAAGAAGTTCATTGACATTGTGTCCGCCAAAGAGGTCCTCACTGATCCAG AAATGAGACAGATGTTTGACGCAGGCGATGACCCGTTGGACCCAGAGAGCCAGCAGCAGGGCGGAGGAAACAACGGACAAGCTTGGCCTTTTTCTTTCAACCCCTTTGAGGGCGGCAGCTTCCACTTTAAGTTCCAGTAG
- the naa38 gene encoding N-alpha-acetyltransferase 38, NatC auxiliary subunit, which produces MATTFEKNGPSTHEQCDMSILSQTRQKLEGLLNKNMRIRMTDGRTLVGLFLCTDRDCNIILGSAQEFLKSTDTFSQGEPRVLGLAMIPGHHVVSIEVEADILEDTQGFGRNH; this is translated from the exons ATGGCAACAACGTTTGAGAAAAACGGACCATCGACTCAT GAACAATGTGACATGTCAATATTGTCCCAGACTAGACAAAAACTAGAAGGGCTCCTGAACAAGAACATGAGAATCCGTATGACAGATGGAAGGACTTTAGTGGGTCTTTTTCTCTGCACTGACAGAGACTGCAACATCATCCTTGGCTCAGCTCAGGAATTCCTCAAATCCACAG acacTTTCTCGCAAGGTGAACCCCGGGTTCTGGGCCTGGCCATGATCCCGGGTCACCATGTAGTGTCCATCGAGGTGGAGGCTGACATTCTGGAGGACACACAAGGTTTTGGACGGAACCATTGA